One region of Mangifera indica cultivar Alphonso chromosome 3, CATAS_Mindica_2.1, whole genome shotgun sequence genomic DNA includes:
- the LOC123210494 gene encoding 60S ribosome subunit biogenesis protein NIP7 homolog, giving the protein MRPLDEAETTAVFEKLFKFTGNNLKNIVENPSHEGPDPNPGRYCFRLHKNRVYYVSESLVKRATNIARPNLVSLGTCIGKFTHSGKFHLTIQALNLVAANARHKVWIKPTSEMSFLYGNHVLKGGLGRITDSIAPGDGVVVFSMSDVALGFGVAAKSTQDCRKLDPNGIVVLHQADIGEYLRIEDEL; this is encoded by the coding sequence ATGCGCCCACTCGACGAAGCCGAAACGACCGCCGTTTTTGAAAAGCTCTTCAAGTTTACCGGCAACAACCTTAAGAACATTGTCGAGAATCCCTCTCACGAGGGACCCGATCCAAACCCGGGTCGCTACTGTTTCCGGCTCCACAAGAACCGGGTCTACTACGTGAGCGAATCGCTCGTTAAACGCGCCACGAACATCGCAAGGCCCAACCTGGTCTCTCTCGGCACGTGCATTGGAAAGTTCACGCATAGCGGGAAGTTTCATCTTACCATACAGGCTTTGAATTTGGTTGCGGCAAATGCCAGGCACAAAGTATGGATAAAACCCACATCCGAGATGTCATTTTTATACGGAAACCACGTGTTGAAAGGCGGATTAGGGAGGATAACAGACAGTATCGCCCCTGGTGATGGGGTGGTGGTGTTTTCGATGTCTGACGTGGCGCTAGGGTTTGGTGTGGCGGCGAAGAGTACTCAAGATTGTCGGAAACTGGACCCCAATGGGATTGTGGTGCTGCACCAGGCTGATATTGGAGAGTATTTGAGGATAGAGGACGAACTTTGA
- the LOC123210236 gene encoding glutathione S-transferase F13-like, translated as MAIKVHGLALSTCTIRVLLCLHEKGLEYELVPVDVYNGDHKKQPYLSLNPFGQIPALEDEDIKLFESRAICKYLAKKYNGKGTDLLRSSSLKESVIAETWMEVEAHQFNGPMQALIHQLVRNPRRGEVPDEMIVEDGLEKLGKVLDVYEERLSKCKYLGGDFYTMADLNHVPFLLYFMKTPKASIVTSRPHVNAWWNEISARPATIKASEGMLLS; from the exons ATGGCAATCAAAGTTCATGGATTGGCATTGTCCACCTGCACTATTCGTGTCCTTCTCTGCCTTCATGAAAAGGGTCTCGAATACGAGCTTGTCCCTGTTGATGTTTACAATGGCGACCACAAGAAACAGCCATATTTATCCCTAAAT CCATTTGGGCAGATTCCTGCACTGGAAGACGAAGATATCAAACTCTTTG AATCAAGAGCCATCTGCAAGTATCTGGCAAAGAAATACAATGGCAAAGGAACAGATTTGTTAAGGTCAAGTAGTCTAAAGGAGTCTGTAATTGCAGAGACTTGGATGGAAGTGGAGGCTCACCAGTTTAATGGTCCAATGCAAGCACTTATTCACCAGTTAGTGAGGAATCCACGAAGAGGGGAAGTTCCTGATGAGATGATTGTGGAAGATGGACTGGAGAAACTGGGGAAAGTTCTTGATGTCTATGAAGAAAGATTgtcaaaatgtaaatatttgGGAGGTGATTTTTACACCATGGCTGATTTAAACCATGTaccatttcttttatatttcatgAAAACTCCTAAAGCCAGCATTGTAACTTCTCGTCCCCATGTTAATGCTTGGTGGAATGAGATTTCTGCCAGGCCTGCAACCATTAAAGCTTCAGAAGGCATGCTATTGAGCTAG
- the LOC123212565 gene encoding protein SRC2-like, translated as MPMAYRPLELNILYAKNLKNVNLISRMDLYVVVSLVGDHSKKKQKIKSRVDYNCGPNPTWNFPVKFTVDELLGQQNRLSLQFKIKCTGFLRVKKVGKVNVPVKDLLDIPGDVKIFTSQTYQVMKPSGKPKGELTFSFKFGDIISAPAAGAATVSMNVNAGEPYGSYDKGKVNTDEPVMAYPAVMGSSSAPYGVHGPYPPPPGKATTAAPPQGYGYPYAPPPPPQGYGYGYPGQGGYGYPPVQQPPKKSKFGGGMGAGLIGGMLGGMILGDIVSDAADDCYYDDYDGGFDY; from the coding sequence ATGCCAATGGCTTATCGTCCCTTGGAGCTCAACATACTCTAcgcaaaaaaccttaaaaatgtCAATCTCATTTCCAGGATGGACTTGTACGTCGTCGTTTCACTCGTTGGCGATCACTCAAAGAAGAAACAGAAGATCAAGTCCCGTGTGGATTATAATTGTGGGCCGAACCCCACCTGGAACTTCCCCGTGAAGTTCACCGTTGACGAGTTATTGGGCCAGCAGAACCGCCTGAGCCTCCAGTTCAAGATCAAGTGTACCGGTTTCCTCCGGGTTAAAAAGGTGGGGAAAGTCAACGTTCCGGTCAAGGACCTCTTGGACATCCCCGGAgatgttaaaattttcacatCTCAGACTTATCAAGTGATGAAACCCTCTGGAAAACCGAAGGGTGAATTAACCTTTTCGTTCAAGTTCGGTGATATAATCTCGGCACCGGCTGCTGGAGCCGCCACCGTCTCCATGAACGTGAATGCAGGTGAGCCGTATGGGTCTTATGATAAAGGAAAAGTAAATACTGATGAGCCTGTTATGGCATACCCGGCGGTGATGGGATCCAGTTCGGCCCCTTACGGTGTACATGGGCCGTACCCACCACCGCCTGGCAAAGCGACAACAGCTGCTCCGCCTCAGGGTTATGGTTATCCTTATGCACCGCCTCCTCCTCCGCAGGGGTACGGTTATGGGTATCCGGGTCAGGGTGGATACGGGTATCCGCCAGTGCAACAACCGCCTAAGAAGAGCAAGTTTGGAGGAGGAATGGGAGCTGGGTTGATCGGAGGAATGCTTGGTGGTATGATTCTAGGAGACATTGTTTCCGATGCAGCAGATGACTGTTATTATGATGATTATGATGGTGGctttgattattga
- the LOC123210125 gene encoding mitochondrial thiamine diphosphate carrier 2-like isoform X1, producing the protein MEEPGQLKRALIDSTAGAVAGAISRTVTSPLDVIKIRFQVQLEPTTSWALLSENMYAASKYTGMLQATKDIFREEGLPGFWRGNVPALLMVMPYTAIQFTVLHKLKTLAAGSSKAENHINLSPYLSYLSGALAGCAATIGSYPFDLVRTILASQGEPKVYPTMRSAFVDIVRTRGFRGLYAGLSPTLVEIAPYAGLQFGTYDTFKRWTRAWNRSRSSSTSSASIDDTPSSFQLFLCGIASGTCAKLVCHPLDVVKKRFQIEGLQRHPKYGARVENRAYKNMFDALRQILRSEGWAGLYKGIVPSTVKAAPAGAVTFVAYEFASDWLESILT; encoded by the exons ATGGAGGAGCCGGGACAGCTTAAACGTGCCTTAATTGATTCAACTGCTGGGGCGGTTGCCGGTGCCATCTCACGCACAGTTACTTCCCCTCTCGATGTTATTAAGATCCGATTCCAG GTTCAATTGGAGCCCACAACTTCATGGGCTTTGCTGAGTGAAAATATGTATGCAGCATCAAAATATACTGGAATGCTTCAAGCAACAAAGGATATATTTAGAGAGGAAGGTTTGCCG GGTTTCTGGCGTGGGAATGTCCCTGCTTTACTTATGGTTATGCCATACACTGCCATACAATTTACAGTGCTACACAAACTAAAAACACTTGCAGCGGGCTCTTCTAAAGcag AAAATCACATCAATTTGAGTCCTTACTTGTCCTATCTGAGTGGAGCATTAGCTGGGTGTGCAGCTACTATTGGATCTTATCCATTTGATCTCGTACGGACAATATTAGCTTCACAAGGAGAACCTAAG GTGTATCCAACCATGAGGTCTGCATTTGTTGATATTGTCAGAACCCGTGGCTTCAGAGGATTGTATGCTGGATTGTCACCAACTCTGGTTGAGATTGCTCCTTATGCTGGTCTACAATTTGGCACCTATGACACATTTAAGCGCTGGACTAGG GCCTGGAACCGGAGCAGATCTTCTAGCACAAGCTCCGCTAGTATAGATGACACTCCTTCAAGCTTTCAGCTTTTTCTCTGTGGGATAGCGTCTGGGACATGTGCTAAACTTGTCTGTCATCCACTTGACGTCGTCAAAAAGCGATTCCAG ATTGAGGGATTGCAGAGGCATCCAAAATATGGTGCTAGAGTCGAAAATCGtgcttataaaaatatgtttgatgCATTACGTCAAATATTGCGGTCAGAGGGTTGGGCTGGTCTTTACAAGGGAATTGTTCCATCAACTGTCAAAGCTGCACCTGCAGGAGCTGTAACATTTGTGGCTTATGAATTTGCATCGGATTGGTTAGAGTCTATTTTGACTTGA
- the LOC123210125 gene encoding mitochondrial thiamine diphosphate carrier 2-like isoform X2 yields MEEPGQLKRALIDSTAGAVAGAISRTVTSPLDVIKIRFQVQLEPTTSWALLSENMYAASKYTGMLQATKDIFREEGLPGFWRGNVPALLMVMPYTAIQFTVLHKLKTLAAGSSKAENHINLSPYLSYLSGALAGCAATIGSYPFDLVRTILASQGEPKVYPTMRSAFVDIVRTRGFRGLYAGLSPTLVEIAPYAGLQFGTYDTFKRWTRAWNRSRSSSTSSASIDDTPSSFQLFLCGIASGTCAKLVCHPLDVVKKRFQLCSLVD; encoded by the exons ATGGAGGAGCCGGGACAGCTTAAACGTGCCTTAATTGATTCAACTGCTGGGGCGGTTGCCGGTGCCATCTCACGCACAGTTACTTCCCCTCTCGATGTTATTAAGATCCGATTCCAG GTTCAATTGGAGCCCACAACTTCATGGGCTTTGCTGAGTGAAAATATGTATGCAGCATCAAAATATACTGGAATGCTTCAAGCAACAAAGGATATATTTAGAGAGGAAGGTTTGCCG GGTTTCTGGCGTGGGAATGTCCCTGCTTTACTTATGGTTATGCCATACACTGCCATACAATTTACAGTGCTACACAAACTAAAAACACTTGCAGCGGGCTCTTCTAAAGcag AAAATCACATCAATTTGAGTCCTTACTTGTCCTATCTGAGTGGAGCATTAGCTGGGTGTGCAGCTACTATTGGATCTTATCCATTTGATCTCGTACGGACAATATTAGCTTCACAAGGAGAACCTAAG GTGTATCCAACCATGAGGTCTGCATTTGTTGATATTGTCAGAACCCGTGGCTTCAGAGGATTGTATGCTGGATTGTCACCAACTCTGGTTGAGATTGCTCCTTATGCTGGTCTACAATTTGGCACCTATGACACATTTAAGCGCTGGACTAGG GCCTGGAACCGGAGCAGATCTTCTAGCACAAGCTCCGCTAGTATAGATGACACTCCTTCAAGCTTTCAGCTTTTTCTCTGTGGGATAGCGTCTGGGACATGTGCTAAACTTGTCTGTCATCCACTTGACGTCGTCAAAAAGCGATTCCAG CTGTGCTCATTAGTTGATTGA
- the LOC123211601 gene encoding uncharacterized protein LOC123211601, with protein MGQAFRRATGRNAVDRKPPVNPTEEVKISRTAAPFHGRNRPSKLLFTHFNANNVLEEREPRHDEMLGQMLGRVRTKPGGKLEMGESSVGERDNRPMPQLPNTTLDKERPVPPGTLNGKAEDHEGPMDANQIAEKCRLAVVQVKPILQFLAGPSENSSKRKTHQ; from the exons atgggtcAGGCATTTCGTCGAGCAACTGGAAGGAATGCAGTCGATCGGAAACCACCTGTCAACCCCACCGAAGAGGTCAAGATCTCCCGGACTGCTGCTCCATTCCACGGACGCAATCGTCCTAGTAAACTCCTCTTTACT CACTTCAATGCCAACAATGTGCTTGAAGAACGAGAACCCAGACATGATGAAATGCTCGGTCAAATGCTGGGAAGAGTCAGAACAAAGCCTGGAGGAAAACTTGAGATGGGTGAG TCATCAGTGGGGGAAAGAGATAATAGACCAATGCCGCAACTTCCAAACACCACACTGGATAAGGAAAGGCCTGTCCCTCCAGGAACCTTAAAT GGCAAGGCTGAGGACCACGAGGGGCCTATGGATGCTAATCAGATTGCTGAGAAGTGCAGACTTGCTGTCGTCCAGGTTAAGCCAATCTTGCAGTTTCTAGCAGGGCCTTCAGAAAATAGCAGTAAACGGAAAACCCATCAGTGA
- the LOC123212006 gene encoding uncharacterized protein LOC123212006, with protein MDVMQENNCGAVLEDSPSDKLLSPESADVRDEYSEPELLPRVGYEFQVEIPSLVAESDCLFGTKNPADIPHTLLTGLPIPATWINDEVGYKHEPLEAHGDSIDISGCAKGTQNSSGRCRLKPKVEPKNEMDQKDNGKGYQLVPGSADDTWGEIDKASFVLGLYIFGKNLVQVKKFVGSKRMGEILSLYYGTFYRSEKYLKWSECRKIKSKRCVYGQRIFTGIRQQELLSRLQLHLSEESRNTLLEDSKALEEGKLSLEEYVFTLRDKVGLNALVEAVGIGKGKQDLTGMAMEPLKSNQVDNGRPEIPIGKEWSKLTSMEIIKFLTGGYRLSKARSSDVFWEAVWPRLLARGWHSEEPNNHGCASGSKHSLVFLIPGVKKFSRRKLVKGNHYFDSVSDVLNKVAGEPGLLELEIGDDKGDTSKEENGWANETVLNKVDFADQQRHCYLRPRTPNCKDVMKFTVVDTSLANGGTMKVRELRSLPVEMRNPTSSRSHTEDSGTETSEESTDESDSPDTMCPDREKQNGLKPTKIDIDESFNGLLRNASNAVDFDMDVSFDRILSNASNGTLSVCGPDLTNAPVVKFSDQKSSICNGTQPRNAIKAELSQRMKPSNNVRLAPATKKGRRLTACNRSETTGVTINGLVSPVFKQDEARCSDGYADSSESVTFQVDPSQENLASTGPLHKGGLITSGEGNLSNTISDVEHPYEEPPLRRVIDLNLPILPDGETDEYFIKEETKGQPDQTSRQPDDSSANLHTLEQQPNMINRRHSTRNRPLTTKALEALAFGFLNTKQKRRFGDAFPQETQLPSRRARSRGRVNENLGSAVANLQHDEETQDDLCSENNNIFASNLGLKVD; from the exons ATGGATGTAATGCAAGAAAATAATTGTGGGGCTGTTCTTGAAGATTCACCCAGCGATAAATTACTTTCTCCAGAATCTGCTGATGTACGTGATGAATATAGTGAGCCAGAGTTGCTTCCTCGAGTTGGCTATGAGTTTCAGGTTGAAATTCCATCTCTAGTAGCAGAATCTGACTGCCTCTTCGGTACAAAGAACCCAGCTGACATTCCCCACACATTGCTAACGGGATTGCCGATACCAGCAACCTGGATCAATGATGAAGTTGGATATAAACATGAACCCCTGGAAGCTCATGGTGATTCAATTGATATATCAGGATGTGCCAAAGGGACCCAAAATTCTTCTGGAAGGTGCCGTTTGAAACCAAAAGTTGAGCCTAAGAATGAAATGGATCAGAAGGATAATGGCAAAGGCTACCAATTGGTTCCAGGTTCTGCAGATGACACATGGGGTGAAATTGATAAAGCTAGTTTTGTCCTTGGTTTATATATCTTTGGGAAGAATCTTGTTCAGGTGAAGAAATTTGTTGGGAGTAAAAGGATGGGGGAAATACTGTCATTGTACTATGGAACATTCTATAGGTCAGAAAAATACCTTAAGTGGTCAGAGTGcaggaaaataaaaagcaaaagatGTGTATATGGGCAAAGAATTTTTACAGGAATCAGGCAACAGGAATTGCTATCTCGTTTACAACTCCATTTGTCGGAGGAAAGTCGAAATACTCTATTAGAG GATTCCAAGGCACTTGAAGAGGGAAAACTTTCTTTGGAAGAGTATGTTTTTACTTTAAGGGATAAAGTTGGGTTGAATGCTCTTGTGGAGGCAGTTGGAATTGGTAAAGGGAAGCAGGATCTCACAGGCATGGCCATGGAGCCTTTGAAGTCCAATCAAGTTGATAATGGCCGTCCAGAGATACCCATTGGCAAGGAATGGTCCAAGCTTACATCCATGGAGATTATCAAATTTCTGACAGGAGGTTACAGGTTAAGCAAAGCACGCTCAAGTGATGTCTTCTGGGAAGCTGTTTGGCCTCGCTTACTAGCAAGAGGGTGGCACTCTGAGGAGCCAAATAATCATGGTTGTGCTTCAGGGTCCAAGCATTCATTGGTCTTTCTTATCCCTGGTGTAAAGAAGTTTTCAAGAAGGAAATTAGTGAAGGGAAACCACTATTTTGATTCAGTCAGTGATGTCCTGAACAAAGTTGCTGGAGAACCTGGGCTTCTTGAGCTTGAGATTGGAGATGATAAGGGAGATACTagcaaggaagaaaatggaTGGGCCAATGAAACTGTATTGAACAAAGTAGATTTTGCTGATCAGCAGCGGCACTGTTATCTCAGGCCCCGTACTCCAAATTGTAAGGATGTCATGAAGTTTACTGTTGTGGACACAAGTCTTGCTAACGGGGGAACAATGAAGGTTAGAGAATTGAGAAGCTTGCCAGTCGAAATGAGGAATCCTACCAGCTCCAGAAGTCATACTGAAGATAGTGGCACAGAAACTTCTGAGGAGTCAACAGATGAATCTGATTCTCCTGATACCATGTGTCCTGATAGGGAAAAACAAAATGGTTTAAAACCAACAAAGATAGATATCGATGAGTCCTTTAATGGGTTACTCAGGAATGCTTCAAATGCAGTCGATTTTGACATGGATGTGTCTTTTGACAGGATTCTCAGTAATGCTTCAAATGGGACCTTATCAGTATGTGGCCCGGACTTGACTAATGCACCTGTTGTAAAATTTTCAGACCAGAAAAGCAGTATCTGCAATGGCACACAACCAAGAAATGCAATAAAAGCCGAATTGAGCCAGAGAATGAAACCTAGCAATAATGTTCGTCTAGCCCCTGCTACAAAAAAAGGTCGGAGACTAACTGCTTGTAATCGTTCGGAGACTACCGGTGTCACAATTAATGGCTTAGTGAGTCCTGTATTTAAACAAGATGAGGCCAGATGCAGTGATGGCTATGCTGATTCTAGTGAGAGTGTCACCTTTCAAGTTGATCCATCGCAGGAGAATTTAGCATCCACTGGCCCTTTGCATAAGGGAGGCTTAATCACAAGTGGTGAAGGCAATCTCAGTAATACAATTTCTGATGTTGAACATCCTTACGAGGAACCTCCACTCCGCAGGGTGATCGACCTAAACTTGCCTATTCTTCCAGATGGTGAAACTGATGAATATTTTATCAAGGAAGAGACAAAAGGACAACCTGATCAGACAAGCAGACAACCGGATGATTCCAGTGCAAATTTGCATACTTTGGAACAGCAGCCTAACATGATCAATCGGAGACACAGTACAAGAAACCGTCCTCTGACCACCAAAGCACTGGAAGCTCTTGCTTTTGGATTTTTAAACACAAAGCAGAAGCGGAGATTTGGAGATGCCTTTCCACAAGAAACCCAGTTACCTTCTCGTCGTGCCCGTAGTAGGGGAAGAGTTAATGAGAATCTTGGCAGTGCTGTTGCCAATTTACAACATGATGAGGAGACACAAGATGATCTGTGTAgtgaaaataacaatattttcgCTTCAAATCTTGGATTAAAAGTTGATTGA